Proteins from a genomic interval of Chryseobacterium indologenes:
- a CDS encoding T9SS type A sorting domain-containing protein: MKKFKLLLLVSLFPIIGLAQENRPHECKADEMMKKHFELHPESKAEYENFEKFTKDFVKKMESNKTPLNKKGNAPTYIIPVVFHVYGESQSNVKVNYQKVVDLLKQINLNFNGINTDSNTVDPDFQSIRGALSIEFRLAKIDPTGKATSGVVFHPFKSGYGNGGGYDAQIGTDAWDNTKYMNVYIQNDLYANKDFYQSGVAWYPDSYMTSVNTARVVYNGRYIYDAAGTLASNEFSDTFTHEFGHWLNLQHTFNVLCSTANPGNDGDGVADTPVENNSSGLGCTAGNNCLGQKVNVENYMGYNGSAGCYKMFTNGQVNRMLAALNHPSRMNLWQPANLAATGVANTPPKLTLSNSTFTENLNNNGAVSLDGTVTSAPTSTITLNGATFAVPNGTTLTTGTHFTSSLPAGLTAAIAVTSPTTATLTINGAAASHPKSQVLNSSITFLNPAITGGVTSLGSTTALALTFSYKDPYKIVTGTPLESYANPTPTTVTTNSGATWKYFIINPELSDDAGYGAWYYGANQLKLETYWKGLVCQTGTRNISLIPACTTITNANNIGYPTGTPGQLDVYTPTYTNWSGKTAYVGFRNQFEGYNINGYFKLIVGTNGSGYSVTEFAYNTQPSGSITTPCALSSSLSTSDIDTTNSETSIYPNPVSDVLNIKAKGEIKSISVYDMSGRKMNAKVMGDKVDVKHFLSGTYLIDIETSLGKTSQKFIKK; encoded by the coding sequence ACTACTTGTTTCCCTATTTCCAATAATAGGTTTGGCTCAGGAAAATAGACCTCATGAGTGTAAAGCAGATGAAATGATGAAAAAACATTTTGAACTGCACCCGGAATCTAAGGCTGAATATGAAAATTTTGAAAAATTCACCAAAGATTTTGTAAAAAAAATGGAATCAAACAAAACTCCATTGAACAAAAAAGGCAATGCGCCCACCTACATCATCCCAGTGGTTTTCCATGTGTATGGAGAATCTCAGAGTAATGTAAAAGTAAATTACCAAAAAGTAGTTGACTTACTGAAACAAATCAACTTAAATTTCAATGGAATTAACACTGATTCAAATACTGTGGATCCCGACTTCCAATCTATCAGAGGGGCGTTAAGTATTGAATTTCGATTAGCTAAAATTGATCCAACCGGAAAAGCAACAAGCGGAGTGGTATTTCATCCTTTCAAAAGCGGATATGGCAACGGTGGCGGATATGATGCACAAATTGGAACAGATGCATGGGATAATACAAAGTATATGAATGTGTATATACAAAATGATCTGTATGCTAATAAAGATTTTTATCAATCAGGAGTTGCCTGGTATCCGGATTCATACATGACTTCAGTAAATACAGCAAGAGTTGTTTATAATGGCCGTTATATATATGATGCTGCAGGAACTTTGGCTTCAAACGAGTTTTCTGACACATTCACTCACGAATTCGGGCATTGGTTAAATCTTCAACACACCTTCAATGTTCTTTGTTCAACGGCAAACCCCGGTAATGACGGTGACGGAGTCGCTGACACCCCTGTAGAAAATAATTCTTCCGGATTAGGATGCACAGCCGGAAACAATTGCCTTGGACAAAAAGTGAACGTTGAAAACTATATGGGGTACAACGGTTCCGCTGGTTGTTATAAAATGTTTACCAATGGGCAAGTTAATAGAATGTTAGCCGCATTAAACCATCCTTCGAGAATGAATTTATGGCAGCCTGCCAACTTAGCCGCAACCGGAGTTGCCAATACTCCACCTAAATTAACCCTTAGCAACAGTACCTTTACAGAGAACTTAAACAATAATGGAGCCGTATCATTAGATGGAACAGTAACATCTGCCCCTACATCAACCATTACCCTAAACGGAGCAACATTTGCCGTACCCAATGGAACAACTCTTACTACAGGAACACATTTCACGTCTTCATTGCCAGCAGGACTAACAGCAGCTATAGCAGTTACAAGTCCTACTACTGCCACACTTACCATAAATGGCGCGGCAGCCAGTCATCCTAAGAGTCAGGTGCTGAATTCATCAATTACGTTCCTGAATCCGGCTATAACAGGAGGTGTAACTTCACTAGGATCGACTACGGCTTTGGCATTAACTTTTTCTTACAAAGATCCCTATAAAATAGTTACAGGAACTCCTCTTGAAAGTTATGCCAATCCAACACCGACAACAGTAACCACCAACTCCGGGGCAACTTGGAAATATTTTATCATTAATCCGGAGCTTAGTGATGATGCAGGGTATGGTGCCTGGTACTATGGCGCCAATCAATTAAAATTGGAAACCTATTGGAAAGGATTGGTTTGCCAAACAGGAACACGAAATATCAGTTTAATTCCAGCCTGTACCACTATAACTAATGCAAATAATATAGGTTACCCAACGGGTACTCCCGGACAACTTGACGTGTACACCCCTACATACACTAACTGGTCTGGCAAAACCGCTTATGTTGGTTTTAGAAACCAATTCGAAGGCTACAATATTAACGGCTATTTCAAACTGATTGTTGGGACCAATGGTTCAGGTTATTCTGTAACTGAGTTTGCATACAATACACAACCATCTGGCAGTATTACAACGCCTTGTGCATTATCATCATCACTATCCACTTCAGACATTGATACAACAAACTCAGAAACATCCATCTATCCAAATCCGGTATCTGATGTGTTGAATATTAAAGCAAAAGGGGAAATCAAATCAATTTCTGTTTATGATATGTCTGGAAGAAAAATGAATGCAAAAGTTATGGGTGATAAGGTTGATGTTAAACACTTCCTAAGCGGAACTTATTTAATTGATATTGAAACTTCTTTAGGGAAAACTTCTCAAAAATTCATTAAAAAATAG
- a CDS encoding Rrf2 family transcriptional regulator, translating to MMSKRCKYALKAMVRLARNYNQGFLPTSVIAQDENIPKKFLEQILLELKRAKLVNSKQGKVGGYYLLKSPDEVSLADIYRIFDGPIALTPCVSLNFYEACDDCVDEAVCYLRKELMIVREKTRTSMMEATLTKFINNK from the coding sequence ATGATGTCGAAACGCTGCAAATACGCACTAAAAGCAATGGTCAGATTAGCAAGAAATTACAATCAAGGCTTTCTGCCCACTTCCGTTATTGCACAGGACGAGAACATTCCCAAGAAATTTTTAGAACAGATTCTTCTCGAACTTAAAAGAGCTAAACTTGTTAACAGTAAGCAGGGTAAAGTAGGAGGGTATTATCTGTTAAAATCACCTGATGAGGTTTCATTAGCAGATATTTACCGCATCTTTGACGGACCTATTGCCCTGACTCCTTGTGTCTCTTTAAACTTTTACGAAGCTTGTGATGATTGTGTGGATGAAGCAGTTTGTTACCTCAGAAAAGAATTAATGATCGTTCGTGAAAAGACCAGAACAAGCATGATGGAGGCTACTCTGACAAAGTTTATCAATAATAAATAA
- a CDS encoding sulfate adenylyltransferase subunit 2, translated as MSIHQLNYLDQLEAESIYILREVAGQFERPALLFSGGKDSIVLAHLARKAFFHGKIPFKFVHVDTGHNFPEVLEFRDQLVARLHVDLVARKVEDTIKAKKLTEAKGKFPSRNWLQTYTLLDTIEEFEFDACIGGARRDEEKARAKERIFSVRDEFGQWDPKLQRPELWNIFNGKIHKGENVRIFPISNWTELDIWNYIRREKIALPSIYFSHEREVVDFNGQWLANSEHVFLEPEDIITTRKIRYRTVGDMTCTAAVESHAETIDAVIEEIVATRISERGETRIDDRVTEAAMEDRKKEATFR; from the coding sequence ATGTCAATACATCAATTAAACTATTTAGATCAGCTGGAAGCAGAGTCTATTTATATATTAAGAGAAGTCGCAGGACAGTTTGAACGTCCCGCTTTATTATTCAGTGGTGGGAAAGACAGTATTGTTCTGGCTCATCTGGCGCGAAAAGCTTTTTTTCATGGAAAAATCCCTTTCAAATTTGTACATGTTGATACCGGACATAACTTTCCGGAGGTATTGGAATTCCGTGATCAACTGGTAGCCCGGTTACACGTAGATCTGGTAGCCAGAAAAGTAGAAGATACCATCAAAGCTAAAAAATTAACAGAGGCTAAAGGTAAATTTCCAAGCAGAAACTGGCTTCAGACCTATACTTTACTCGATACAATTGAAGAATTTGAATTTGATGCCTGTATCGGAGGAGCCCGGAGAGATGAAGAAAAAGCCAGAGCAAAGGAGAGAATATTCTCCGTGCGTGACGAATTCGGACAATGGGATCCTAAACTTCAGCGCCCGGAGTTGTGGAATATTTTCAACGGAAAAATCCACAAAGGAGAAAATGTAAGAATTTTCCCGATCAGCAACTGGACAGAGCTCGATATCTGGAACTATATCCGCAGAGAGAAAATTGCTTTACCTTCTATTTACTTCTCGCATGAGAGGGAAGTGGTAGATTTTAACGGGCAATGGCTGGCCAATTCCGAGCATGTATTTCTGGAACCGGAGGATATTATTACCACCCGGAAAATACGCTACAGAACGGTGGGTGATATGACCTGTACCGCAGCCGTTGAATCTCACGCAGAAACCATTGATGCCGTTATTGAAGAAATAGTTGCCACCAGAATTTCAGAACGTGGCGAAACGAGAATCGACGACAGGGTAACCGAAGCGGCAATGGAAGACAGGAAAAAGGAGGCTACTTTTAGATAA
- a CDS encoding phosphoadenylyl-sulfate reductase, protein MENNLKNEFEKLLTELSENSSQAHALEILAEKFPGKLIFSTSFSYEDQVITHLIKNLDIEIFTLDTGRLFEQTYETWMNTKAFFKKNIKAYYPDTEEIKEFVTQNGPDSFYQSVEQRKACCTIRKVHPLKKALQGYKVWITGLRSEHSANRQNMPQLEWDPDNQIIKYHPLLHWTSEQVTDYVQTHHLPYNQLHKKGFVSIGCAPCTRAIKEGEDFRAGRWWWEDANKKSAVCIFINKKDKNVNTSIKLFRSAGSRVYLYIKRSRRTV, encoded by the coding sequence ATGGAAAACAATCTGAAAAATGAATTTGAAAAACTACTGACAGAGCTCTCTGAGAACTCTTCACAAGCTCATGCACTGGAGATATTAGCAGAAAAATTTCCCGGTAAGCTTATTTTCTCAACCAGTTTCAGTTATGAGGATCAGGTAATTACTCATCTCATCAAAAATCTGGATATCGAAATCTTCACTCTGGATACGGGAAGACTTTTCGAACAGACTTATGAAACATGGATGAATACAAAAGCTTTTTTCAAGAAGAACATCAAAGCCTATTATCCGGATACCGAAGAAATCAAAGAATTTGTTACCCAAAACGGACCCGATTCATTTTATCAGTCCGTGGAGCAGAGAAAAGCCTGCTGTACCATTCGTAAAGTACATCCGTTAAAAAAAGCACTTCAAGGCTATAAAGTCTGGATTACAGGATTACGTTCAGAACATTCTGCCAACAGACAAAATATGCCCCAGCTGGAGTGGGACCCGGATAATCAGATTATAAAATACCATCCGCTTCTTCACTGGACATCGGAGCAGGTAACCGATTATGTACAAACCCATCATTTACCATACAATCAGCTTCATAAAAAAGGATTCGTAAGCATCGGATGTGCGCCTTGTACAAGAGCAATTAAAGAGGGGGAAGATTTCAGGGCAGGCCGCTGGTGGTGGGAAGATGCCAATAAAAAGAGTGCGGTTTGCATATTCATCAATAAAAAAGATAAAAATGTCAATACATCAATTAAACTATTTAGATCAGCTGGAAGCAGAGTCTATTTATATATTAAGAGAAGTCGCAGGACAGTTTGA
- a CDS encoding GNAT family N-acetyltransferase, producing the protein MQYNNNRIIIREFTPEEFILFLNLFENQNVTRYLPYKTPDEYKEMFEKALADYKEGPFSRWGIFNAQNQDFVGMCLARTFLDNPEQIEIGYTLGENYWGKGLGTEVCKALVEYCRSLATDTNIVAVTDLDNIGSQKVLTKTGFRRVDNLLRDDRELAYFIW; encoded by the coding sequence ATGCAGTACAATAATAATAGAATCATCATAAGAGAGTTCACCCCTGAAGAATTTATTTTATTTCTAAATCTCTTTGAAAACCAAAATGTAACCCGCTATCTGCCTTACAAAACCCCTGATGAATATAAAGAAATGTTTGAAAAAGCCCTGGCAGATTATAAGGAAGGTCCTTTCAGCAGATGGGGAATTTTCAATGCCCAGAATCAAGATTTTGTGGGAATGTGTCTGGCCAGAACCTTCCTTGATAATCCTGAACAAATAGAAATAGGTTATACATTAGGGGAAAATTACTGGGGAAAAGGTCTTGGAACGGAAGTTTGTAAAGCTTTGGTAGAGTATTGCAGATCATTAGCTACGGACACAAACATTGTTGCCGTTACTGACTTAGATAATATCGGATCTCAGAAAGTCCTTACAAAAACAGGGTTCAGAAGGGTAGATAATCTGTTGAGAGACGATAGGGAACTGGCTTATTTTATTTGGTAA